A stretch of the Pseudorasbora parva isolate DD20220531a chromosome 13, ASM2467924v1, whole genome shotgun sequence genome encodes the following:
- the LOC137038380 gene encoding leucine-rich repeat and transmembrane domain-containing protein 1, translating to MTGAVFALSSLLLLQTVSSCPKECFCDTHTKVVDCRGRGLYDVPRQLHQDTLELYLQNNRLRGLSSMSFRETPQLQILDLANNSITMLSSSALLGLRSLKVLSLANNSIREVDRRLLVSIRNLTVLDLSYNTIGGLPGALADSFHYLTHLSLHYNRITKLDRIHLEALGNLKVLQLKGNPWRCDCQLIGLKLWLETFVFKGGVVDGITCAQPHLMLERDLRHIPYELFHSCMITSYSYLFANIHYLDGKHRMLSGQLHPSPGSDFSPPGEGILPECEAKQRPRPANYRHAIATVVITGVICGIVGLMMLAAAVYGCAYAAINAKYQRELKQKAKDAGVGEERKNNEREEKKEPLE from the exons GTGCGGTCTTTGCATTATCCAGCCTCTTACTACTCCAGACTGTCTCATCTTGCCCCAAGGAGTGCTTCTGTGACACTCACACCAAAGTGGTGGACTGCCGGGGACGAGGACTGTATGATGTTCCTCGTCAACTCCATCAAGACACTCTGGAGCTGTATCTCCAAAACAACCGACTCCGAGGCCTGAGCTCCATGTCCTTTCGAGAGACACCACAACTTCAAATTCTGGACCTCGCAAACAATTCAATCACAATGCTTTCCTCTAGTGCCCTTCTGGGACTCAGAAGCTTGAAGGTCCTCAGCCTGGCCAATAACTCTATCCGGGAAGTGGACCGGCGCCTTCTGGTTTCCATAAGAAATCTAACCGTATTGGACCTGTCCTACAACACCATAGGTGGTCTACCTGGAGCTCTTGCTGATAGCTTCCATTATCTCACCCATCTGTCTCTCCATTATAATCGGATAACTAAGCTCGACCGTATACACCTGGAGGCTCTTGGAAATCTGAAAGTTCTGCAACTGAAGGGAAATCCATGGAGATGTGACTGTCAGCTGATAGGACTCAAACTATGGTTGGAGACATTTGTCTTCAAAG GTGGTGTGGTCGATGGCATCACGTGCGCTCAGCCTCATCTCATGCTGGAGCGAGACCTCAGACACATTCCCTACGAGCTGTTCCACTCCTGCATGATCACCAGCTACAGCTACCTGTTCGCCAACATCCATTACCTGGATGGCAAACACCGCATGCTCAGCGGACAGCTCCATCCGAGCCCTGGGAGTGACTTCAGCCCGCCAGGAGAGGGGATTCTCCCCGAATGTGAGGCCAAGCAGAGACCCCGGCCTGCCAACTACAGGCACGCCATAGCCACAGTGGTCATCACGGGAGTCATTTGTGGAATCGTGGGATTGATGATGTTGGCAGCAGCCGTTTACGGATGTGCCTATGCAGCAATCAACGCCAAGTATCAAAGAGAGCTGAAGCAGAAAGCAAAAGACGCAGGTGTAGGAGAAGAGCGGAAAAACAATGAAAGAGAGGAGAAGAAGGAGCCACTGGAGTGA